From the Prochlorococcus sp. MIT 1223 genome, the window TGTCCAGGCATTCTTCCAGCAACTGGATGAATTGCATAAGAAACATTTATTCCACTTGCCTCTAGAGCTCTTGAGACTTCTCTAAGCGTATGCTGAGCTTGGGCAACTGCAAGACCATAACCTGGAACAATTACTACTCTTTCGGCCGCCTCAAGAGTTAATGCGCATTCTTCAACACTGCAACTTGTAATATTTGTATATTCGGCTGGTTCATTGGCTAATGAACCAGCGCTTGCGCCAAGCACTCCTCCAAAAAGAACGGATACTAAAGATCTATTCATGCCTTTACACATAACTTGGGTAAGAATCAACCCAGCTGCTCCAACCATTGCTCCTGCAACAATCAATAATTGGCTACCAACTACAAAGCCTGCAGCGGCAGCGGCAATACCTGAGTAACTGTTTAGCAGAGAAATAACTACAGGCATATCTGCTCCCCCTATTGAGAGAGTTACTCCAATACCAAGCAATCCAGAACTAATAACAAGTAGCCAAAGTCCACTGAAATTATTTCCATTGGAAAGTATTTCAACAATGGATGTTAGAGAAAGTACTGCGAAAGCAATATTTACTGCATGTCTAACTTTGCTTTGTGTCCAATTTGGTGTTGAGAGCCAACCTTGCAGTTTGGCCATTGCAACAATTGAACCAGTAAACGTTATTGCTCCTACAAAAATAGAAATAATTATAGATATTGATTCGACCTTGGATTCTGATATTGGGAAAAGTGAAACTCCAACGGCAACAAGCAAGGAAGACATTCCTCCACAACCATTAAAAAGAGCAACAGTCTCTGGCATAGAAGTCATTGGGACTCTTTGCGCAGTAAAGATGCCCAGCAATCCGCCAACTAAAGATCCAATAATTATCCAATAACCTTCAATAATGGATATATCATTTGTACCTATAAAATCAATTAAAACGCCTATTAAAGCAAGAGTAAGGGCAAAAGCGGCAAGACGATTT encodes:
- a CDS encoding NAD(P)(+) transhydrogenase (Re/Si-specific) subunit beta — its product is MNISLILKPAIELLAVLLLALGIKGLSKVRSARDANRLAAFALTLALIGVLIDFIGTNDISIIEGYWIIIGSLVGGLLGIFTAQRVPMTSMPETVALFNGCGGMSSLLVAVGVSLFPISESKVESISIIISIFVGAITFTGSIVAMAKLQGWLSTPNWTQSKVRHAVNIAFAVLSLTSIVEILSNGNNFSGLWLLVISSGLLGIGVTLSIGGADMPVVISLLNSYSGIAAAAAGFVVGSQLLIVAGAMVGAAGLILTQVMCKGMNRSLVSVLFGGVLGASAGSLANEPAEYTNITSCSVEECALTLEAAERVVIVPGYGLAVAQAQHTLREVSRALEASGINVSYAIHPVAGRMPGHMNVLLAEADVPYDQLKEMEIINPEFPATDVVLILGANDVVNPQAKTDTTSPLYGMPVLDVQEARTVFVVKRGMSAGYSGIKNDLFDLPNTSMLFGDAKKVLGDLLVELKELGLGGKG